The proteins below come from a single Chiloscyllium punctatum isolate Juve2018m chromosome 18, sChiPun1.3, whole genome shotgun sequence genomic window:
- the LOC140488972 gene encoding uncharacterized protein — protein sequence MSPWVHLVPAMLLCSLSSVSVAPSTGYTSVTMFFTVNTTVYSTPRASSSSSVNESTTSNQTEASPRNATVPLDGSSTTDSQMPPSTEGPRDTPPAVQTESSGIGMDTTVRPTGQNTEPWPTPHGPEETPPSTTPSRMSSGSPPTQTGALAGTTWETGHLSCEPSAVPGQNNPETKKKGQFGKTLGIFIGLAVVLLLVFGLVYLIYNRTQKDDPFSHQRLYNSDPVLSLDVTVEPPDRFYGSLTPDLGREGQANHVTSQKVLNQPMGEVKNPASPPQTHDEIQLKPMSESSVKIFL from the exons ATGAGTCCCTGGGTGCACTTGGTCCCTGCAATGCTGCTGTGCAGCCTCTCCTCTGTCTCTGTGGCCCCCTCAACTGGCTACACCAGCGTCACCATGTTCTTCACTGTCAACACCACTGTCTATTCCACTCCGAGAGCTTCAAGCAGTTCCTCAGTCAATGAGAGCACGACGTCAAACCAGACTGAGGCCTCCCCAAGGAACGCTACCGTCCCTCTTGATGGCTCCTCCACCACCGACAGCCAGATGCCACCCAGCACCGAGGGGCCACGCGACACACCCCCAGCGGTGCAAACCGAGAGCTCCGGGATTGGGATGGACACCACCGTGAGGCCGACCGGTCAGAACACAGAGCCTTGGCCTACTCCTCATGGGCCTGAGGAGACTCCACCGTCCACTACCCCGTCCAGGATGTCCAGTGGATCCCCACCCACTCAGACTGGAGCACTGGCAGGAACCACTTGGGAAACCGGGCACCTCTCTTGTGAACCCTCCGCTGTTCCAG GACAGAACAACCCGGAAACCAAGAAGAAGGGACAGTTTGGGAAAACACTGGGGATTTTCATTGGTTTAGCGGTTGTCCTGCTTCTGGTGTTCGGGCTGGTCTACTTGATCTACAACAGGACTCAAAAGGATGACCCGTTCTCACAccaaaggctctacaacagcGACCCAG TTCTTAGCCTTGATGTTACGGTGGAGCCCCCGGACCGGTTCTATGGGAGTCTGACGCCTGACCTTGGCCGAGAGGGTCAGGCGAACCATGTGACCTCACAGAAAGTGCTGAATCAGCCAATGGGGGAGGTGAAAAATCCAGCGTCTCCACCTCAAACCCACGACGAGATTCAGCTGAAACCAATGTCTGAAAGCTCAGTGAAGATATTTCTCTGA